A genomic stretch from Streptomyces venezuelae ATCC 10712 includes:
- a CDS encoding glutamate ABC transporter substrate-binding protein, with the protein MPNGTYPLARRTARRFRGWGGVAGMAVACGLTASLTLLPLAHDGSDAAAVPGTAGPGPGVATGVQVKADTCEKPEASLTPSTADGPSIAAIKQRGKLVVGVDQSSYRWGYRNPETRSLEGFDIDLARAIAKDILGSEDAVIFRAIPTNQRIAALDSGKVDLVVRTMTINCKRIQQVAFSTAYFQAGQQVLAPKLAQDITGYDASLNGKRVCTAEGSTAYEALEEKSFGAVFKDEGDGTKDDKDLLTVPNQLDCLARLQLGQVDAVVTDNALAAGQAAQDPAVELKGRPFTTEFYGVAAKLGNDDLVRRVNQVLVGYRQGPWQQAYRTWLEKDLPGITGPPAPLYR; encoded by the coding sequence ATGCCGAACGGCACGTACCCGCTGGCGCGGCGGACGGCGCGGCGGTTCCGGGGCTGGGGCGGGGTGGCCGGCATGGCCGTGGCCTGCGGGCTCACCGCCTCCCTCACCCTGCTCCCGCTGGCCCACGACGGCTCCGACGCGGCCGCCGTGCCCGGGACGGCGGGCCCCGGACCCGGCGTGGCCACCGGAGTCCAGGTCAAGGCGGACACCTGCGAGAAGCCGGAGGCCTCCCTCACCCCCTCGACGGCGGACGGCCCGTCGATCGCGGCGATCAAGCAGCGCGGGAAGCTCGTCGTCGGCGTCGACCAGTCCAGCTACCGCTGGGGCTACCGGAACCCGGAGACCCGCTCCCTCGAAGGCTTCGACATCGACCTGGCCCGGGCCATCGCCAAGGACATCCTGGGCAGCGAGGACGCCGTCATCTTCCGGGCGATCCCCACGAACCAGCGGATCGCCGCCCTCGACAGCGGCAAGGTCGACCTCGTCGTGCGCACCATGACGATCAACTGCAAGCGCATCCAGCAGGTCGCCTTCTCCACCGCCTACTTCCAGGCCGGGCAGCAGGTCCTGGCGCCGAAGCTCGCCCAGGACATCACCGGCTACGACGCCTCGCTGAACGGCAAGCGGGTCTGCACCGCCGAGGGTTCCACGGCCTACGAGGCGCTGGAGGAGAAGTCCTTCGGCGCGGTGTTCAAGGACGAGGGCGACGGCACCAAGGACGACAAGGACCTGCTGACCGTCCCCAACCAGCTGGACTGCCTGGCCAGGCTCCAGCTGGGCCAGGTCGACGCGGTCGTCACGGACAACGCCCTGGCGGCCGGTCAGGCCGCCCAGGACCCGGCGGTCGAGCTCAAGGGCCGCCCGTTCACCACCGAGTTCTACGGGGTGGCCGCCAAGCTCGGCAACGACGACCTGGTCCGCCGGGTCAACCAGGTACTCGTGGGCTACCGGCAGGGCCCCTGGCAGCAGGCGTACCGGACCTGGCTGGAGAAGGACCTGCCCGGGATCACCGGGCCGCCCGCCCCGCTGTACAGATAG